In one window of Mercurialis annua linkage group LG4, ddMerAnnu1.2, whole genome shotgun sequence DNA:
- the LOC126676234 gene encoding phototropin-2: MDAPSSSRDSANKWMAFEGAAGLDASKRVLTEANIAERTAEWGLILKSDVGEGSFKAVGEQDRSKNSLERSSRKTSEESDAGPALPRVSQELKDALASLQQTFVVSDATKPDCPILYASSGFFTMTGYSSKEVIGRNCRFLQGPETDSEEVEKIRAAVKNGSSYCGRLLNYKKDGTPFWNLLTVTPIKDERGNVIKFIGMQVEVSKYTEGIQEKALRPNGLAQSLIRYDARQKDKALDSITEVLQTVKDPKSHIRSASHDISSNLNYLLPKSVEFDNISTPGRQTQLMDDVSQEASKKTRKSTRISKMGSKAKSLSSTGIREAPPPTVDLELLMTKEIKLSASWDRTERDREMRQGIDLATTLERIEKNFVITDPRLPDNPIIFASDSFLELTEYTREEILGRNCRFLQGPETDQETVSKIRDAIREQREITVQLINFTKSGKKFWNLFHLQPMRDQKGELQYFIGVQLDGSDHVEPLRNRLSEHTELQSAKLVKATAENVDEAVRELPDANLRPEDLWAIHSQPVFPRPHKRESPCWIAIQKITSSGEKIGLHHFKPIKPLGCGDTGSVHLVELKGSGQLYAMKAMEKSMMLNRNKVHRACIEREIISLLDHPFLPTLYTSFQTSTHVCLITDFCPGGELFALLDKQPMKFFKEESARFYVAEVVIGLEYLHCLGIIYRDLKPENILLQKDGHVVLTDFDLSFMASCKPQIIKHAPPTNRRRSRSQPPPIFVAEPISQSNSFVGTEEYIAPEIITGTGHSSAIDWWALGILLYEMLYGRTPFRGKNRQKTFANILHKDLTFPSSIPVSLAARQLINALLNKDPETRLGSKTGAHEIKQHSFFRGIHWPLIRCMQPPPLDVPLQFIVKDLTTKDINWEDDGVLTSPTDLEIF, encoded by the exons ATGGATGCACCATCCAGTAGCAGAGACTCTGCCAACAAGTGGATGGCTTTCGAGGGTGCAGCCGGTTTGGATGCTTCCAAGAGAGTATTAACAGAAGCAAACATAGCAGAAAGAACAGCTGAATGGGGGCTAATTCTAAAGTCAGATGTCGGGGAAGGTAGTTTCAAAGCAGTCGGAGAGCAAGATCGAAGCAAAAACTCGTTAGAGAGATCGTCCAGAAAGACTTCTGAGGAATCAGATGCTGGACCCGCCCTTCCCAGAGTCTCCCAAGAATTGAAGGACGCTCTCGCGAGTCTACAGCAAACATTTGTTGTTTCTGATGCCACCAAGCCAGATTGCCCTATCCTGTATGCCAGCAGCGGATTTTTTACTATGACCGGCTACTCTTCTAAGGAGGTTATTGGACGAAACTG CCGGTTCCTCCAAGGTCCAGAAACAGACAGTGAAGAAGTGGAGAAGATACGAGCAGCCGTGAAAAATGGGAGTAGCTACTGCGGCAGGCTGCTTAACTACAAGAAGGATGGCACTCCTTTCTGGAATCTTCTCACTGTGACTCCTATCAAAGATGAGCGCGGAAATGTCATCAAATTCATCGG AATGCAGGTAGAGGTCAGCAAATACACTGAAGGAATTCAAGAGAAAGCATTACGTCCTAATGGATTGGCCCAGTCTTTAATCCGATATGATG CTCGTCAAAAGGACAAGGCTTTAGATTCAATCACAGAGGTTCTCCAAACTGTGAAAGATCCCAAATCTCATATTCGATCTGCGAGTCATGACATATCTAGCAACCTTAACTATCTTCTGCCTAAATCAGTTGAATTTGACAACATTAGTACACCTGGTAGACAAACTCAGCTGATGGATGATGTCTCTCAGGAGGCTTCCAAGAAAACTAGAAAATCAACCCGAATTTCCAAGATGGG GTCGAAAGCAAAATCTTTAAGTTCTACGGGAATTAGGGAAGCACCGCCTCCAACTGTTGATCTAGAGCTTTTAATGACTAAGGAGATAAAATTGTCAGCCAGTTGGGACCGTACCGAAAGAGATAGGGAAATGCGTCAAGGGATTGATTTGGCAACCACATTGGAGCGCATTGAAAAGAATTTTGTCATCACTGATCCAAGACTTCCTGATAACCCTATC ATATTCGCATCCGATAGCTTTCTTGAACTAACAGAATATACGCGCGAAGAAATCTTGGGAAGAAACTGTCG GTTTCTTCAAGGACCTGAAACTGATCAAGAAACTGTCTCAAAGATAAGAGATGCTATTAGAGAACAAAGGGAAATTACTGTTCAGTTGATTAACTTTACGAAAAGTG GAAAGAAGTTCTGGAACTTGTTCCATCTTCAACCTATGCGTGATCAAAAG GGTGAGCTACAATACTTCATTGGTGTTCAACTGGATGGAAGCGATCACGTGGAACCGCTAAGAAACCGTCTCTCTGAGCATACAGAGCTACAAAGTGCTAAGTTG GTCAAAGCTACAGCAGAAAATGTTGATGAAGCTGTTCGAGAACTCCCTGATGCCAACCTG AGACCTGAAGATTTGTGGGCAATTCATTCTCAGCCTGTGTTTCCACGGCCTCACAAAAGAGAAAGTCCTTGTTGGATAGCAATACAAAAG ATCACTTCCAGCGGTGAAAAGATCGGGTTACATCATTTCAAGCCTATAAAGCCGTTAGGTTGTGGCGATACTGGAAG TGTTCATTTGGTGGAACTCAAAGGATCAGGCCAACTCTATGCCATGAAGGCCATGGAAAAATCTATGATGCTAAACCGTAACAAG GTACACCGAGCGTGCATTGAAAGAGAAATCATTTCACTTCTGGATCATCCTTTTCTTCCTACGCTCTACACTTCCTTTCAG ACTTCTACGCATGTTTGTCTAATAACAGACTTCTGCCCCGGCGGAGAACTATTTGCGTTGCTTGACAAACAGCCTATGAAATTTTTCAAGGAGGAATCTGCAAG ATTCTATGTAGCAGAGGTGGTCATTGGCTTGGAATACCTTCACTGTTTAG GAATTATTTACCGGGATCTAAAGCCTGAAAATATATTGCTTCAGAAGGATGGACATGTCGTCTTAACCGACTTTGATTTATCATTCATGGCGTCCTGCAAACCACAA ATAATAAAGCACGCACCGCCGACCAACAGAAGAAGATCTAGAAGTCAGCCGCCACCCATCTTTGTTGCAGAGCCGATATCACAATCAAATTCTTTTGTTGGAACTGAAGAATATATCGCTCCT GAAATAATAACAGGCACAGGTCACAGCAGTGCCATTGACTGGTGGGCTCTTG GCATTTTGTTGTACGAGATGTTGTACGGGCGAACCCCTTTCAGGGGAAAGAATAGACAGAAGACATTCGCCAACATTTTGCACAAAGATCTGACATTTCCAAGTAGTATACCA GTTAGTCTGGCTGCCAGGCAACTCATTAATGCACTGTTAAACAAAGACCCCGAAACCCGGTTAGGATCAAAAACCGGTGCCCATGAAATCAAACAACATTCCTTCTTTCGTGGAATTCACTGGCCGCTCATCCGCTGCATG CAACCGCCACCTCTGGACGTGCCTCTCCAGTTCATTGTAAAAGATCTTACCACCAAAGACATCAATTGGGAAGATGATGGAGTTCTTACATCACCAACCGACTTGGAGATTTTCTAA